One segment of Agromyces albus DNA contains the following:
- a CDS encoding carbohydrate ABC transporter permease has product MTSLQTLRDTVVTAEASAVVNLTRRRRGSHLRDNRTAYLMLAPMVVLLAIFVFWPLVYSIYLSAFEVSFYEEPVFVGMQFYQYVLESPGFWNAIGVGLRFALIVVPLQMIFGFVIASVIKGLGRRLAGFMKTTVYVPTVVSAVIASIVFVFMYRADGGLINWLLSLVGTGPFAFISDPLLALPAIAVPAIWLVTGITALIMLAGMLDIPESYYEAAELEGARFLQKTFYITIPLMKNVLLFLLVTGFVGALQQFELPLVMTQGGPVNATMTPNLFIFNQFKDPTPYATSFSITAALLLFVVLGTISALIFRLVKSDKAIDG; this is encoded by the coding sequence ATGACCTCCCTGCAGACCCTTCGCGACACCGTCGTGACCGCCGAGGCGAGCGCCGTCGTCAACCTGACGCGGCGCCGACGCGGTTCCCACCTCCGTGACAACCGCACCGCCTACCTGATGCTCGCGCCGATGGTGGTGCTGCTCGCCATCTTCGTCTTCTGGCCGCTCGTGTACTCGATCTACCTCAGCGCCTTCGAGGTCAGCTTCTACGAGGAGCCGGTGTTCGTCGGCATGCAGTTCTACCAGTACGTGCTCGAGAGCCCGGGGTTCTGGAACGCGATCGGCGTCGGCCTCCGGTTCGCGCTCATCGTCGTTCCACTGCAGATGATCTTCGGCTTCGTCATCGCGAGCGTCATCAAGGGCCTCGGCCGGCGGCTCGCCGGATTCATGAAGACGACCGTGTACGTGCCGACCGTGGTGTCGGCGGTCATCGCATCGATCGTCTTCGTCTTCATGTACCGCGCCGACGGCGGCCTCATCAACTGGCTGCTCAGCCTCGTCGGCACGGGGCCGTTCGCCTTCATCTCGGATCCGCTCCTCGCCCTGCCCGCGATCGCGGTGCCGGCGATCTGGCTCGTCACGGGTATCACGGCACTCATCATGCTCGCCGGCATGCTCGACATCCCCGAGAGCTACTACGAGGCGGCAGAACTCGAAGGTGCTCGATTCCTCCAGAAGACCTTCTACATCACGATCCCGCTCATGAAGAACGTGCTGCTCTTCCTGCTCGTCACGGGATTCGTCGGCGCGCTCCAGCAGTTCGAGCTGCCGCTCGTCATGACCCAGGGCGGCCCCGTGAACGCGACGATGACGCCGAACCTCTTCATCTTCAACCAGTTCAAAGACCCGACCCCGTACGCAACGAGCTTCTCGATCACCGCCGCGCTCCTGCTGTTCGTCGTGCTCGGCACGATCAGCGCGCTCATCTTCCGGCTCGTGAAGTCCGACAAGGCGATCGACGGATAA